Proteins from one Candidatus Neomarinimicrobiota bacterium genomic window:
- a CDS encoding T9SS type A sorting domain-containing protein: MKYLMSFSIICGLLLFDSTMINGQDGSAFFKGMPSRLNMNDVYANNPDASHINGHEFTLEIRIFPLDLGELGKEIYVISAPILDPPNNVNLDPSNPPFFDFLMLLITDETFQNTHVEFSLTDGKSGGQSISFISNASIPQEQWSQISVTYDGTSIKMYINGTFDVSVPWHYDIVSNSIGIYAGYSWNNFHLGDQYSGLLDEIRLWDRALLASEIQGYSNTTLVGNESGLAGYWPLDEVYRKEEGNLTPDLTQNENHFHVQYDIDFVESAYTNMSHNPTSAHITFEPTSIDFGILEPGQITDPQQIVFQNSNDRSAFGKLTADNSNIAFSYESLWIKKYALYYFVDPQAQAELSLKVMPLVNGDISGTFLLSDNNPDNPAQEIPYNLIAIPLQQLDVNNIAMWVLRNGRFAGDPLLSKNGGLNYPIGSNKYAIYSSGLWLGAKVNGEIRTGIASYGSEFEAGVIAAGEPANPSQLKYRVYKIEKGDTESNPDYAEWPVEMGAPVNPDGSPKHVGDQTLFCVYNDADPDNHFDGSNPLGVEVQQTSFGYASSALTNTEFMQFEIVNTSDEAWEDAYLSLWCDPDIGYYADDVVGVDTFRNLGYAYNGDTFDESTASIDGYGDTPPAVGFDILQGGLRNEPLNAFGYFTAYQEYPDGDPSSFEEYYNLMQGLLLDGTPRIDPITAEPTKFPVSGNPVSGDGWLDAQPEDRRFVVVTGPFDLDPNQSKNIFTAIIVGQGSNNIASVQDLFDRSDAVQMLFDEGSILGSAVESIVSETIESGGESVIDDVENSNTTIQVSAEEEEVQVELTSYSEEPPGVMPPNPETTASFGKSVEIVTLGDIAWPIRVKNYYSLKHLQETRILEKDIQGLGYWNGVRNDWTIYGENPADDYGRGNSGTVVDTQDVTIGETLYEGTVSTDAYHVGTVKILARPHYPEVRFEQSIEFVHSLALENFKNPDDKRKKQLTHLIEQAQHHFLENDFTGAIQILEDAVTNHLRVRGKQGNNVWIQDDENRQQLRGDIHDLAQLLKQQLAAPQAQRRTPDENHMIVNTPTKYQLAHNYPNPFNPFTTLQYGIPEDSNVQLVIYDVSGKKICTLVNTYQNAGWHQVQWNGRNEFGQTVSTGVYFYRLEAGEFMDVKKMVYMK, from the coding sequence GTGAAATACCTAATGAGTTTTTCTATTATTTGTGGATTGCTACTCTTTGATTCTACAATGATTAACGGACAGGATGGATCTGCATTTTTTAAGGGAATGCCTAGCCGTTTAAATATGAATGATGTTTATGCAAACAACCCAGATGCATCTCATATTAATGGGCACGAATTTACCCTGGAAATACGGATTTTCCCCCTTGATTTGGGAGAGCTAGGCAAAGAAATCTATGTGATTTCAGCACCTATTCTAGACCCTCCCAATAATGTGAATTTAGATCCCTCTAACCCCCCATTTTTTGATTTTTTAATGTTACTTATTACGGATGAGACTTTCCAGAATACCCATGTGGAATTTTCCTTAACAGATGGTAAATCAGGGGGGCAATCTATAAGTTTTATTTCTAATGCCTCCATACCCCAAGAACAATGGTCTCAAATTTCAGTGACGTATGATGGCACTTCTATAAAAATGTATATTAATGGGACATTCGATGTAAGTGTCCCCTGGCATTATGATATCGTCTCAAATTCAATTGGAATTTATGCAGGATATTCATGGAATAACTTTCACCTCGGTGACCAATATAGCGGATTGCTTGATGAAATCCGGTTATGGGACCGAGCACTTCTGGCTAGTGAAATACAAGGATACTCCAATACCACCTTAGTTGGCAATGAATCGGGACTTGCGGGCTATTGGCCATTAGATGAAGTGTATAGGAAAGAAGAAGGCAATCTGACACCTGACTTGACTCAGAATGAAAACCATTTCCACGTCCAGTACGATATCGATTTCGTCGAATCAGCGTATACAAATATGTCCCATAATCCAACATCAGCTCACATCACTTTTGAGCCCACCTCTATTGATTTTGGCATCCTTGAACCCGGACAAATAACAGATCCGCAACAGATAGTTTTCCAAAATTCTAATGACCGATCTGCATTTGGGAAACTCACAGCAGATAATTCAAATATTGCCTTTTCTTATGAGAGTTTGTGGATAAAAAAATACGCTCTCTACTATTTTGTTGATCCTCAGGCACAGGCAGAATTGAGTCTTAAAGTGATGCCGCTTGTCAATGGCGATATTAGTGGAACGTTTTTACTCTCCGATAATAATCCAGATAATCCGGCTCAGGAAATTCCGTACAATCTCATAGCAATTCCACTCCAACAACTTGATGTTAATAATATTGCGATGTGGGTTTTACGGAATGGAAGATTTGCGGGAGATCCTTTGCTATCGAAAAATGGTGGATTGAATTATCCCATTGGATCAAACAAATATGCTATCTATAGCTCAGGACTGTGGCTTGGGGCGAAAGTTAACGGAGAGATACGTACGGGTATAGCGTCTTATGGCTCAGAATTTGAGGCTGGGGTAATTGCTGCTGGAGAACCCGCCAACCCGAGCCAGTTAAAATATCGTGTCTATAAAATTGAAAAAGGTGATACCGAATCTAATCCCGATTATGCGGAATGGCCTGTTGAAATGGGGGCCCCAGTGAATCCCGATGGCAGTCCTAAGCATGTCGGAGATCAGACGCTGTTTTGTGTCTACAACGATGCAGATCCAGATAACCATTTTGATGGTTCAAATCCTTTAGGCGTCGAAGTTCAACAGACTTCATTCGGGTATGCATCTTCGGCACTAACAAACACCGAATTTATGCAGTTTGAGATTGTGAATACGAGTGACGAGGCGTGGGAAGATGCATATTTATCATTATGGTGTGATCCGGATATCGGGTATTATGCTGATGATGTCGTGGGTGTAGATACGTTTCGAAATCTTGGATATGCCTATAATGGGGATACATTTGATGAAAGTACTGCCTCAATTGACGGGTATGGGGATACGCCACCGGCTGTCGGATTTGATATCCTTCAGGGTGGATTGAGAAACGAGCCGTTAAATGCCTTCGGCTATTTTACTGCATACCAAGAGTATCCGGATGGCGATCCCTCTTCTTTTGAAGAATATTATAACTTGATGCAGGGACTACTGTTGGATGGGACACCTCGAATCGATCCCATAACTGCGGAACCTACTAAATTTCCAGTCTCTGGGAATCCCGTAAGTGGAGATGGATGGTTAGATGCACAACCGGAAGATCGTAGATTTGTGGTTGTGACAGGGCCGTTTGATCTCGATCCCAATCAGTCCAAAAATATATTTACTGCAATTATAGTGGGGCAAGGTAGTAACAATATTGCAAGTGTGCAGGATTTATTTGACCGGTCTGATGCAGTACAGATGCTCTTCGATGAAGGAAGTATTCTTGGGAGTGCCGTGGAATCTATCGTTTCCGAGACAATCGAATCAGGAGGTGAATCAGTTATTGATGATGTAGAAAACTCAAATACCACAATACAGGTCTCGGCAGAGGAGGAAGAAGTACAAGTAGAATTGACATCCTATTCAGAGGAACCGCCCGGAGTGATGCCACCGAATCCAGAAACAACAGCATCGTTTGGAAAGTCCGTAGAAATTGTGACACTCGGAGATATCGCATGGCCGATAAGGGTCAAAAATTATTATTCGCTAAAACATCTGCAGGAGACACGAATTCTGGAAAAAGATATCCAGGGATTGGGGTATTGGAACGGCGTGAGAAATGACTGGACTATTTATGGAGAGAATCCTGCAGATGATTATGGAAGAGGAAACTCTGGAACAGTGGTTGATACCCAGGATGTAACAATCGGGGAGACACTATATGAGGGAACAGTGTCTACAGATGCTTACCATGTTGGAACGGTAAAAATACTGGCACGTCCTCACTATCCTGAAGTCCGGTTTGAGCAGAGTATTGAGTTTGTTCACTCGTTGGCCCTTGAAAATTTTAAAAATCCAGATGATAAGCGGAAAAAGCAACTCACCCATTTGATTGAGCAAGCTCAACATCATTTCCTTGAAAATGATTTCACTGGGGCTATTCAGATTTTAGAGGATGCAGTGACCAACCACTTGAGAGTAAGGGGTAAACAGGGAAACAATGTCTGGATTCAGGATGATGAAAATCGTCAACAACTCCGTGGTGATATCCATGATTTAGCGCAATTATTGAAACAACAATTGGCCGCTCCACAAGCACAGCGGAGAACGCCGGATGAAAACCACATGATCGTGAATACTCCAACGAAATATCAACTTGCACATAATTATCCGAATCCCTTTAATCCCTTTACCACGTTACAATATGGGATCCCGGAAGACTCAAATGTTCAGTTGGTGATATATGATGTTTCTGGTAAAAAGATTTGTACGCTTGTGAATACCTACCAGAATGCAGGTTGGCATCAGGTGCAGTGGAATGGCAGGAATGAGTTTGGTCAGACTGTCAGTACCGGTGTCTACTTTTATCGCCTGGAGGCCGGGGAGTTTATGGATGTGAAGAAGATGGTGTATATGAAGTAA
- a CDS encoding T9SS type A sorting domain-containing protein, with the protein MATATLSITTGIADDSAIPGTYVLHQNHPNTFNPTTTIRYGLPEDTHVTLTIYDLVGRKVAVLTNSHQQVGWQKVKWNGRNTAGYLVGNGVYLYHLRAGKYQETKSIVILK; encoded by the coding sequence GTGGCAACGGCAACTCTCTCCATTACTACTGGCATAGCCGATGACTCCGCAATTCCAGGCACGTATGTACTGCACCAGAACCATCCCAATACGTTCAACCCAACCACCACTATTCGGTATGGATTGCCAGAAGATACCCATGTCACCCTGACAATTTATGATTTGGTTGGTAGAAAAGTGGCTGTGTTAACGAACTCTCACCAGCAGGTAGGATGGCAAAAGGTAAAGTGGAACGGCAGGAATACCGCTGGGTACCTTGTAGGAAATGGGGTGTATTTATATCATCTGCGTGCCGGCAAATACCAGGAGACAAAATCAATAGTGATATTGAAATAG